A genomic window from bacterium includes:
- the fusA gene encoding elongation factor G — MPVDADLKKVRNIGIMAHIDAGKTTTTERILFYTGKSHRIGEVHEGAATMDWMEQEKERGITITSAATTCLWDGHIINIIDTPGHVDFTVEVERSLRVLDGAVALFCAVGGVEPQSETVWRQADKYNVPRLAYINKMDRVGANFAHTLQEMNERLSSNCVAIAVPGGEGEMFAGVIDLLTMKFRVFHEDSQGMTFEDVDIPEDLIGMTNEYREKMLEAVADFDDHLLEQFLHDEPIDPKDVMIAVRKACIAGKMVPVLCGSSFKNKGIQKLLDGIVDFLPSPLDKFPVKGHRIDDTEKLMERKSSMDEPTAALAFKVQTDPYVGRLTYIRVYSGKVEAGSYLYNPNSDVKERIARLLRMHANKREDIQVAYAGDIVAAIGLRKTTTGDTLCDVKHPIVLEKMSFPEPVVAVSIEPKSKADQDKLTDGLVKLAEEDPTFRVRQDDETGQTIISGMGELHLEILVDRLMREFGVGASVGRPTVAYKETITRAVECEGKFVRQSGGKGQFGHVYMRMRPTTDGTEFHFENKVIGGKIPREYIPAIEKGVKEAMTNGVLAGYPLTGIHCEVYDGSYHEVDSSEMAFKIAGSMAFQDGAKKAGAIILEPIMDVEVVVPETYMGSVVGDLNSRRGKIGGMVARGDLQVIASHVPLSEMFGYANQLRNITQGRAVFTMQFSKYSPVPQEVSKKMLEKVAL, encoded by the coding sequence ATGCCCGTTGATGCAGATCTGAAAAAGGTGAGAAATATCGGGATCATGGCCCACATTGATGCCGGTAAAACCACCACAACCGAGCGTATCCTGTTCTACACAGGTAAGTCGCACCGTATCGGGGAAGTCCATGAGGGCGCCGCGACGATGGACTGGATGGAACAGGAGAAAGAGCGCGGTATTACCATTACCTCGGCTGCGACGACCTGCCTCTGGGACGGACACATTATCAATATCATTGATACTCCCGGTCACGTTGATTTTACGGTCGAAGTAGAGCGCTCCCTGCGCGTCCTGGACGGCGCGGTTGCGCTGTTTTGCGCAGTCGGCGGCGTGGAGCCGCAGTCGGAAACCGTCTGGCGCCAGGCCGACAAATACAATGTCCCTCGCCTCGCGTACATCAATAAGATGGATCGCGTCGGCGCCAATTTCGCCCACACCCTCCAGGAAATGAATGAGCGCCTGTCGTCCAATTGCGTGGCGATCGCCGTTCCGGGTGGCGAAGGGGAGATGTTTGCCGGCGTTATCGACCTGCTTACTATGAAATTCCGCGTCTTCCATGAGGACTCTCAGGGAATGACGTTTGAAGATGTAGATATTCCGGAAGACCTTATCGGTATGACCAACGAGTATCGCGAAAAGATGCTCGAAGCGGTCGCGGATTTCGATGATCATCTGCTGGAGCAGTTCCTGCACGATGAGCCGATCGACCCGAAAGATGTCATGATTGCGGTCCGCAAGGCCTGCATCGCCGGCAAAATGGTTCCGGTCCTCTGCGGTTCTTCCTTCAAAAACAAAGGGATCCAGAAACTGCTCGACGGTATCGTCGACTTCCTGCCGTCCCCGCTAGACAAGTTCCCGGTCAAGGGTCACCGTATCGATGACACCGAGAAGTTGATGGAGCGCAAATCGTCGATGGACGAGCCGACCGCCGCGCTCGCCTTCAAAGTACAGACCGACCCGTATGTCGGCCGCCTGACCTACATCCGTGTTTACTCCGGTAAGGTCGAGGCAGGCTCGTATCTGTACAATCCGAACAGCGATGTCAAAGAGCGCATTGCGCGTCTGCTCCGCATGCACGCCAACAAGCGCGAAGATATTCAGGTCGCATATGCCGGCGATATCGTCGCTGCCATCGGCCTACGTAAGACGACCACGGGTGACACGCTCTGCGATGTCAAGCACCCGATCGTCCTTGAAAAAATGTCCTTCCCTGAGCCGGTGGTAGCGGTCTCGATCGAGCCGAAATCCAAAGCCGACCAGGATAAGCTGACCGATGGTTTGGTCAAGCTGGCCGAAGAAGATCCGACATTCCGCGTTCGTCAGGATGACGAGACCGGCCAGACGATCATCAGCGGGATGGGGGAATTGCATCTCGAGATCCTGGTGGATCGCCTGATGCGCGAATTTGGTGTTGGCGCTTCGGTTGGCCGTCCGACTGTCGCCTACAAAGAGACCATTACCCGGGCCGTTGAGTGCGAAGGGAAGTTCGTTCGCCAGTCCGGTGGTAAGGGTCAGTTTGGTCATGTCTATATGCGGATGCGTCCGACCACCGATGGCACCGAGTTCCATTTTGAGAATAAGGTGATCGGCGGCAAGATCCCGCGCGAATATATCCCGGCAATCGAAAAGGGCGTGAAGGAAGCGATGACCAATGGTGTCCTCGCCGGCTATCCGCTCACCGGCATTCACTGCGAAGTGTATGACGGCTCGTATCACGAAGTTGACTCTTCCGAAATGGCGTTTAAGATCGCCGGATCGATGGCCTTCCAGGATGGCGCCAAAAAAGCCGGCGCGATCATTCTGGAACCCATCATGGATGTTGAGGTGGTGGTCCCCGAAACCTACATGGGCTCGGTGGTCGGCGACCTCAATTCCCGACGCGGCAAGATCGGCGGCATGGTCGCTCGCGGTGACCTGCAGGTGATTGCGTCGCACGTTCCGCTGTCTGAGATGTTCGGGTATGCCAACCAGCTCCGCAACATCACCCAGGGACGCGCGGTCTTTACTATGCAGTTCAGCAAGTACTCGCCGGTCCCCCAGGAAGTGTCTAAGAAAATGTTGGAAAAAGTGGCCTTATAG
- the rpsG gene encoding 30S ribosomal protein S7, producing MPRQISLGHRRPIESDFKYNDRAVAEFIACLMKQGKRSTAERIMYGAIDLVEKKSGQAGIDLFRKALNNVKPVLEVKSRRVGGATYQVPTEVRPDRRTALAIRWIISYSKSRGEKSMAEKLAAEFLSAANNEGASIKKKEDTHKMAEANKAFAHFKW from the coding sequence ATGCCTCGTCAAATCTCTCTGGGACATCGCCGACCGATCGAGTCGGATTTCAAATACAACGACCGAGCGGTCGCTGAATTTATCGCCTGCCTCATGAAGCAGGGGAAACGTTCGACCGCCGAGCGCATCATGTATGGTGCCATCGACCTGGTCGAGAAGAAGTCCGGCCAGGCCGGGATCGACCTCTTCCGCAAGGCGTTGAACAATGTCAAGCCGGTACTGGAAGTGAAGTCCCGCCGCGTTGGCGGCGCCACCTACCAGGTGCCGACTGAAGTCCGCCCCGATCGACGGACCGCCCTCGCTATTCGATGGATCATTTCCTACTCGAAGAGCCGCGGTGAAAAATCTATGGCTGAAAAACTTGCGGCAGAGTTCCTCTCCGCCGCCAATAATGAAGGCGCATCCATTAAGAAGAAGGAGGATACTCACAAGATGGCCGAGGCTAATAAGGCCTTCGCCCACTTCAAATGGTAG
- a CDS encoding 30S ribosomal protein S12 produces the protein MPTINQLIRIGRRVVEEKTKTPALAGSPQKRGVCTRVYTSTPKKPNSALRKVARVRLTNQMEVTAYIPGEGHNLQEHSIVLIRGGRVKDLPGVRYHIIRGTMDTSGVSDRRRGRSKYGAKKPKS, from the coding sequence GTGCCCACAATAAACCAGTTGATTCGTATTGGGCGTCGGGTTGTTGAAGAGAAAACAAAGACCCCGGCACTGGCAGGCTCACCGCAGAAGCGCGGCGTCTGTACCCGTGTCTATACCTCTACTCCCAAGAAGCCGAACTCGGCGCTTCGAAAAGTTGCCCGTGTTCGACTGACGAACCAGATGGAAGTGACCGCGTACATTCCGGGTGAAGGTCACAATTTGCAGGAGCACTCGATCGTGTTGATTCGCGGTGGTCGTGTCAAAGATCTCCCGGGCGTACGCTATCATATCATTCGTGGTACGATGGATACTTCAGGTGTGTCGGATCGCCGGCGTGGACGCTCCAAGTATGGGGCAAAGAAACCTAAATCGTGA
- the rpoC gene encoding DNA-directed RNA polymerase subunit beta', translating into MMGKNPAPQKKPSDFSAIQIQIASPEVILSWSYGEVTKPETINYRSFKPERDGLFCERIFGPVKDWECNCGKYKRIRFRGIVCDRCGVEVTQSKVRRERMGHIELAVPVSHIWYFKSLPSRIGHMLDLSIRELEKILYYEAYIIVDPGNTSFEQGDVVTEEEFLELEEAGKQFDARMGADAIRELLRRIDMDEMVATLRAQVKVETSAQRKKDLLKRLRIFEAFRQSQNRPDWMVMSVIPVIPPDLRPLVPLEGGRFATSDLNDLYRRVINRNNRLKKLIEIKAPEVILRNEKRMLQEAVDALFDNGRRTHSVRGDSKRPLKSLSDLLKGKQGRFRQNLLGKRVDYSGRSVIVVGPELKLHQCGLPKNMALELFKPFIIMKLEEKGYVQTVKSAKKLVEKERPEVWDILEEIIEDHPVMLNRAPTLHRLGIQAFYPVLVEGKAIRLHPLVCAAFNADFDGDQMAVHVPLSFEAQLEAQVLMLSTNNILVPSSGRPIAIPNQDIVIGCYYLTKSRKGVKGEGMIFRSVDEALAAYDHGYADLHAVVDIRLTDGTLYRTTPGRVIFNNILPKGMPFFNDSTSKGKLEDIVSRSFWLFGQNETVALLDRLKQTGFEFATRGGVTVSIDDLVVPDEKDQLIDEAKKAVAKITKQYEKGAITNGERYNKVIDQWTKTTNEVSEVMFANLAAQNQGFNPVFMMADSGARGSREQIRQLAGMRGLMAKPQKKITGGVGEIIETPVISNFREGLTVQEYFISTHGARKGLADTALKTADAGYLTRRLVDVAQDVIVREIDCGTILGLDVQALKEGEEIIESLRDRILGRVALDDVYDPISEKVLIEAGGEINEKEATAIDDAGIESVRIRSVLTCEAKWGVCAKCYGRNLASRKLVDIGEAVGVIAAQSIGEPGTQLTLRTFHIGGAAARIAEQSQTRSKYEGTIKLENIHTVQKEDGTEIVVSREGIGEAHIIDNRGRVRTRLKVPYAAHLLVKDGQEIHKDDIIYEWDPYTGSIVSERGGKVKFEDIIPDMTMREEVDEQTGLSVMRIVEYRDRTLFPRVTIVDVNNEAKTQASYRIPTDAQLQVHDGQLIRPGDIVVKMPRVISKSRDITGGLPRVVELFEARRPHDPSVISEVDGIVEFGKIVRGQQQIIVKGEQDEVREYLVPHGKHMMVHNGDFVRAGDRLCEGSVDPHDILRILGVYKVQEYLVNEIQEVYRLQGVKINDKHIETIVRQMLQKVVVDHPGDTNFLEGEKVDKISFSEENSRVIAEGGDPATAESLLLGITRASLSTESFISAASFQETTRVLTEAAISGKVDYLLGLKENVIIGHLIPAGTGIERYRNTEVIDDSPAFDDEEEQVVETTVADIFKENA; encoded by the coding sequence ATGATGGGCAAAAATCCAGCGCCTCAGAAAAAGCCTTCGGATTTCTCGGCGATACAGATTCAGATCGCTTCACCCGAAGTGATTCTGTCATGGTCGTACGGCGAAGTGACAAAACCGGAAACCATCAACTACCGGTCGTTTAAGCCGGAACGTGATGGTCTTTTCTGCGAACGGATCTTCGGTCCGGTCAAAGATTGGGAATGCAACTGCGGTAAGTACAAGCGGATCCGCTTCCGCGGTATCGTGTGCGATCGCTGCGGCGTTGAAGTCACCCAGTCCAAAGTCCGGCGCGAACGGATGGGTCACATCGAACTGGCCGTCCCCGTCTCGCATATCTGGTATTTCAAGTCGCTGCCGTCACGTATCGGCCATATGCTGGATCTGTCGATCCGTGAGCTGGAAAAGATCCTCTATTATGAGGCGTATATCATCGTTGACCCGGGCAACACCTCCTTTGAACAGGGAGATGTTGTCACCGAAGAAGAGTTCCTCGAACTGGAAGAAGCCGGCAAGCAGTTCGACGCCCGCATGGGCGCCGACGCCATTCGCGAACTGCTCCGCCGTATTGATATGGATGAGATGGTCGCCACCTTGCGCGCCCAGGTGAAGGTCGAAACCTCCGCCCAGCGTAAGAAAGATCTGCTCAAGCGTCTTCGTATTTTCGAGGCGTTTCGTCAGTCGCAGAACCGCCCCGACTGGATGGTCATGTCGGTCATCCCGGTCATTCCTCCGGACCTTCGTCCGTTGGTGCCGCTCGAAGGCGGACGATTCGCGACCTCAGATCTGAACGACCTCTATCGCCGCGTTATCAACCGTAATAACCGGTTGAAAAAGCTGATCGAGATCAAGGCGCCCGAAGTGATTCTGCGCAATGAAAAGCGCATGTTGCAGGAAGCGGTCGACGCATTGTTCGACAACGGTCGTCGCACCCATTCTGTCCGCGGTGACTCCAAGCGCCCGCTCAAGTCGCTCTCCGACTTGCTGAAAGGAAAGCAGGGACGTTTCCGTCAGAACCTGCTCGGTAAGCGTGTCGACTACTCCGGTCGTTCGGTTATCGTCGTTGGTCCTGAACTGAAACTGCACCAGTGCGGTCTGCCGAAAAACATGGCACTCGAGCTGTTCAAGCCGTTCATCATTATGAAGCTTGAAGAGAAGGGCTACGTCCAGACCGTCAAGTCTGCCAAAAAATTAGTGGAAAAAGAGCGCCCCGAAGTTTGGGACATTCTCGAGGAGATCATCGAAGATCATCCCGTGATGCTCAACCGCGCCCCCACGCTGCATAGACTCGGTATTCAGGCCTTCTACCCGGTGTTGGTCGAAGGTAAGGCGATCCGTCTTCACCCACTCGTTTGCGCGGCCTTCAACGCCGACTTCGATGGTGACCAGATGGCCGTTCACGTGCCGCTATCATTCGAGGCTCAGCTTGAAGCGCAGGTGCTGATGTTGTCGACCAACAACATTCTGGTGCCGTCGTCCGGTCGCCCGATCGCGATCCCGAACCAGGATATCGTTATCGGCTGCTATTACCTCACCAAGTCCCGTAAGGGAGTTAAGGGAGAGGGAATGATCTTCCGCTCGGTCGATGAGGCGCTGGCCGCATACGACCACGGTTATGCCGACCTGCATGCGGTGGTCGATATTCGTCTGACGGATGGGACTCTGTATCGGACTACTCCTGGTCGTGTGATCTTCAACAATATCCTTCCCAAAGGTATGCCGTTCTTCAACGACAGCACCTCCAAGGGGAAACTGGAAGATATCGTCAGCCGCTCGTTCTGGCTGTTTGGCCAGAATGAAACGGTCGCCTTGCTCGACCGGCTCAAACAGACCGGATTCGAATTTGCGACCCGCGGAGGCGTGACGGTTTCCATCGATGACCTCGTGGTCCCTGATGAGAAAGACCAGTTGATCGACGAGGCCAAGAAGGCGGTCGCCAAGATCACCAAGCAGTACGAAAAAGGCGCCATCACCAATGGTGAGCGTTACAATAAAGTCATTGACCAGTGGACCAAGACCACGAACGAAGTTTCCGAGGTGATGTTCGCCAACCTGGCGGCACAGAACCAGGGCTTCAATCCGGTCTTTATGATGGCCGACTCCGGCGCTCGTGGATCTCGCGAACAGATCCGCCAGCTCGCCGGTATGCGCGGTCTTATGGCCAAACCGCAGAAGAAGATCACCGGTGGCGTCGGCGAAATTATCGAGACCCCCGTTATCTCTAACTTCCGCGAAGGTCTCACCGTGCAGGAATACTTCATTTCCACGCACGGTGCTCGTAAGGGTCTGGCTGATACCGCCTTGAAGACGGCCGACGCCGGTTACCTGACACGCCGTCTGGTCGACGTGGCGCAGGACGTGATCGTCCGCGAGATCGACTGCGGTACCATTCTCGGTCTGGATGTCCAGGCACTCAAAGAAGGTGAAGAAATCATCGAATCGCTCCGCGACCGAATCCTCGGACGCGTGGCTCTTGATGATGTGTATGATCCGATCTCTGAGAAAGTGCTGATCGAAGCCGGCGGTGAGATCAACGAAAAAGAAGCGACCGCGATCGACGATGCCGGCATTGAGTCGGTCCGCATCCGGTCAGTGCTGACCTGCGAAGCCAAGTGGGGAGTTTGCGCCAAATGTTATGGCCGAAACCTCGCCTCTCGCAAACTGGTCGATATCGGCGAAGCGGTCGGTGTGATCGCCGCCCAGTCGATCGGTGAGCCGGGTACGCAGTTGACGCTCCGTACGTTCCACATCGGTGGCGCCGCGGCCCGTATTGCCGAACAGTCGCAGACCCGGTCCAAGTACGAAGGTACTATTAAGCTTGAAAATATTCACACCGTCCAGAAAGAGGACGGGACTGAGATCGTCGTCAGCCGTGAAGGCATCGGCGAGGCTCACATCATAGATAACCGCGGACGTGTCCGGACTCGTCTCAAAGTCCCGTATGCGGCCCACCTGCTGGTCAAGGACGGCCAGGAGATCCACAAGGACGATATCATCTACGAATGGGATCCGTACACCGGCTCGATCGTTTCCGAACGTGGCGGTAAGGTGAAGTTTGAGGATATCATCCCGGATATGACGATGCGCGAGGAAGTGGACGAGCAGACCGGTTTGTCGGTTATGCGAATTGTCGAATACCGCGATCGTACACTCTTCCCGCGAGTCACTATCGTTGATGTGAATAACGAAGCGAAAACCCAGGCCAGCTATCGCATCCCGACGGATGCTCAGTTGCAGGTACACGACGGGCAACTCATCAGGCCCGGCGATATCGTGGTCAAGATGCCGCGCGTGATCTCGAAATCCCGAGACATCACCGGCGGTCTCCCGCGCGTCGTCGAGCTGTTCGAAGCCCGCCGTCCGCATGACCCGTCAGTTATTTCCGAGGTTGATGGTATTGTCGAATTCGGCAAGATCGTCCGCGGCCAGCAGCAGATCATCGTGAAGGGCGAGCAGGACGAAGTCCGCGAATACCTTGTCCCGCACGGCAAGCACATGATGGTCCACAATGGCGACTTTGTGCGCGCCGGTGACCGGTTGTGCGAAGGCTCCGTGGATCCCCACGATATCCTCCGGATTCTCGGCGTTTACAAGGTGCAGGAGTACCTGGTGAACGAGATCCAGGAAGTGTACCGTCTCCAGGGCGTGAAGATCAACGACAAGCATATCGAAACGATCGTTCGTCAGATGTTGCAGAAGGTCGTGGTCGATCATCCCGGTGACACCAATTTCCTTGAGGGAGAGAAGGTTGACAAGATCTCCTTCTCAGAGGAAAACTCTCGCGTTATCGCCGAGGGTGGCGATCCGGCGACCGCCGAGTCGTTGCTCCTTGGAATTACCCGAGCTTCATTGTCGACCGAATCGTTTATTTCGGCGGCCTCGTTCCAGGAGACAACACGTGTCCTGACCGAAGCGGCTATTTCCGGTAAAGTCGATTATTTGCTTGGACTTAAGGAAAACGTGATCATTGGTCACCTGATTCCGGCCGGTACCGGAATTGAGCGGTATCGAAATACCGAGGTGATCGACGACTCGCCGGCCTTCGATGACGAGGAAGAACAGGTCGTAGAGACGACCGTTGCGGACATTTTCAAAGAAAACGCTTGA
- the rpoB gene encoding DNA-directed RNA polymerase subunit beta, with product MARSGVITRKNFASIPDATDMPNFLEVQIKSYEDFLQAGLPHAKREMQGLHQIFTDIFPVTDIHENYSLEYVGFYLGPTRYSIEECRERNMTFAAPLKVTMRLVTRQGEGQQKEIKDIIEQDVYLGELPLVTEWGTFIVNGAERVIVSQLHRSPGVSFDEEIHPNGKKLFSARVIPYRGSWVEFSMDINDIMYVYIDSKRKLTVTTLLRAIGYSTDDELVKLFYTPEKLSLTGKKEKEFEGVFLCENLIDKETGEIVFGVGEPITEAIAEKMVDKGFKSIHIVRQHDKKETMVILNTLRKDPTKSREEALMRIYNLVRPGETPTLEMAEGLIEKLFFNNKRYDLGEVGRYMINQRLSLDIPTEKTVFDPKDFVAIAKYLIGLRNDDGFTDDIDHLGNRRCRTVGELLSNLFSVGLSRVARTIRERLSLKDQENVTPQLLVNARTVSSVIDTFFGSSQLSQFMDQTNPLSELTHKRRLSALGPGGLTRERAGFEVRDVHHTHYGRMCPIETPEGPNIGLITSMATFARINKYGFLETPYRRVEKGIATHKIDYLSADQEDRYFIAQANEPLAENGAIISEYLVARRRSDYPLVNRDDVQYMDVSPRQIVSVAASLIPFLEHDDANRALMGSNMQRQAVPLLKTEAPVIGTGMERKVAQDAGVVVRARRGGKVVHVDAERVIVRPNVKSKAGELGYIEDDEYRLTKYRRSNQDTCISYRPVVSLNDEVKEGDTLADGPAVDRGELALGYNTLAAFVPWRGYNYEDAIILSERLVHQDIFTSIHIEEYELQVRDTKRGAEEITREIPNVSEEALLNLDEQGIVRVGAEVEAGDILVGKVTPKGETELSPEERLLRAIFGEKAGDVRDASLKAPPGMKGIVIKTRVFSRKERTEDAKKQEKNDIAAVKKVYNKKIADITALRAKRLGELLDGQTSRMIRSAIDNSVMVRTGHKFKAEEFESFDVENAIAPEGFSNENSVNKHVDRIIEESTGLINHKKAELEIEIDKIQRGAELPPGVKQLVKVTIAIRRKISVGDKMAGRHGNKGVVSKIVPIEDMPYMADGTPVDAVLNPLGVPSRMNVGQILETHLGWAAKHLGQHIATPVFDGATITQIKQALREAGLPENGKVTLYDGHTGNSFDNPVTVGYMYMLKLSHLVDDKIHARSIGPYSLVTQQPLGGKAQFGGQRFGEMEVWALEAYGAAYTLQEMLTVKSDDVTGRSRVYEAIVKGENPPEPGYPEAFNVLVKELQALGLDIKLIEK from the coding sequence TTGGCCCGATCAGGAGTGATCACTCGCAAGAATTTCGCGTCGATTCCCGATGCGACCGACATGCCCAATTTCCTGGAAGTCCAGATCAAGTCTTATGAGGACTTCCTCCAGGCCGGCCTCCCTCACGCCAAACGCGAGATGCAGGGTCTCCACCAGATATTTACGGATATCTTTCCCGTAACCGACATTCACGAAAATTACTCCCTTGAGTATGTCGGCTTTTATCTCGGTCCGACCCGTTACAGCATCGAAGAGTGTCGCGAACGGAACATGACGTTCGCCGCGCCGCTCAAAGTGACCATGCGCCTGGTCACCCGTCAGGGCGAAGGCCAGCAAAAAGAGATCAAAGACATCATTGAACAGGATGTCTACCTCGGCGAACTGCCGCTGGTGACCGAATGGGGAACGTTCATCGTCAATGGCGCCGAACGCGTTATTGTCAGCCAGTTGCACCGCAGCCCGGGTGTCTCCTTCGATGAAGAGATCCACCCCAACGGCAAAAAACTGTTCTCCGCCCGCGTTATCCCGTATCGCGGAAGCTGGGTCGAATTCAGCATGGATATCAACGATATCATGTATGTCTATATCGACTCGAAGCGAAAGCTGACGGTTACCACGCTGTTGCGCGCTATCGGCTATTCCACCGATGACGAACTGGTGAAGCTATTCTATACCCCCGAGAAACTCTCTCTGACCGGGAAAAAAGAGAAAGAGTTCGAAGGCGTTTTCCTTTGCGAGAACCTGATCGACAAGGAGACCGGCGAGATCGTTTTTGGAGTCGGCGAGCCGATCACCGAAGCGATCGCCGAGAAGATGGTCGACAAGGGATTCAAGTCGATCCATATCGTGCGCCAGCATGACAAGAAGGAGACGATGGTCATCCTGAACACGCTGCGCAAGGATCCGACCAAGTCTCGCGAAGAAGCATTGATGCGTATCTACAACCTGGTTCGTCCGGGTGAAACCCCCACGCTCGAAATGGCCGAAGGGTTGATTGAAAAGCTTTTCTTCAACAATAAGCGATATGATCTCGGCGAAGTCGGCCGGTATATGATCAACCAGCGCCTGAGCCTGGATATCCCGACCGAGAAAACGGTCTTCGACCCGAAAGACTTCGTGGCGATCGCCAAATATCTTATCGGCCTGCGGAATGACGATGGATTCACCGATGATATCGATCACTTGGGGAATCGTCGCTGCCGCACCGTCGGTGAATTGCTCTCCAACCTGTTCTCAGTTGGTCTGTCGCGTGTCGCCCGTACGATCCGCGAACGGCTGTCGCTGAAGGATCAGGAGAATGTGACTCCTCAGTTGCTGGTCAATGCCCGTACGGTTTCGTCGGTCATTGACACCTTCTTTGGATCGTCACAGCTCTCGCAGTTCATGGATCAGACGAACCCGCTGTCAGAACTGACCCACAAGCGCCGTCTCTCGGCTCTTGGACCGGGCGGTTTGACGCGTGAGCGCGCCGGATTCGAAGTCCGCGACGTGCACCATACCCACTACGGTCGTATGTGCCCGATCGAGACTCCGGAAGGTCCGAACATCGGTCTTATCACGTCGATGGCGACTTTTGCACGGATCAACAAGTACGGATTCCTCGAGACGCCGTATCGTCGTGTCGAAAAGGGTATCGCGACCCATAAGATCGATTACCTGTCGGCCGACCAGGAAGACCGCTACTTCATCGCCCAGGCGAATGAACCGTTGGCCGAAAACGGCGCGATCATCTCCGAATATCTCGTCGCGCGCCGTCGCTCCGACTATCCGCTGGTGAATCGCGATGATGTGCAGTACATGGACGTTTCGCCGCGCCAGATCGTTTCGGTGGCGGCGTCGCTCATCCCGTTCCTGGAGCACGATGACGCCAACCGCGCACTGATGGGCTCCAACATGCAGCGCCAGGCCGTGCCGCTTCTCAAGACCGAAGCGCCGGTGATCGGCACGGGCATGGAGCGCAAAGTAGCGCAGGATGCCGGTGTGGTGGTCCGCGCTCGTCGCGGCGGCAAGGTCGTACATGTCGACGCCGAGCGCGTGATTGTCCGCCCCAATGTCAAATCCAAGGCGGGTGAACTCGGCTACATCGAAGATGACGAGTATCGCCTGACCAAGTATCGCCGCTCGAACCAGGATACCTGTATCAGCTATCGCCCTGTCGTTTCTCTCAATGATGAGGTGAAAGAAGGGGATACGCTGGCAGACGGCCCGGCTGTCGATCGCGGCGAACTCGCCCTCGGCTACAATACGTTGGCTGCTTTTGTACCGTGGCGCGGATATAACTACGAAGACGCTATCATCCTGTCTGAACGCCTCGTTCACCAGGATATCTTCACCTCGATCCATATCGAGGAATATGAACTGCAGGTACGTGACACCAAGCGCGGCGCCGAAGAGATCACCCGCGAAATTCCCAACGTCTCGGAAGAGGCGCTGTTGAATCTCGATGAACAGGGGATAGTGCGCGTCGGTGCTGAAGTTGAGGCCGGCGATATTCTGGTCGGCAAAGTCACGCCCAAAGGCGAGACCGAGCTTTCGCCTGAGGAACGGCTCTTACGAGCTATCTTCGGGGAGAAGGCCGGCGACGTACGCGACGCTTCTTTGAAGGCGCCGCCCGGCATGAAGGGGATCGTCATCAAGACGCGTGTTTTCTCCCGCAAGGAGCGGACAGAAGACGCGAAAAAGCAGGAGAAGAATGATATCGCGGCCGTCAAGAAGGTCTACAACAAGAAGATCGCCGATATCACCGCTCTCCGCGCCAAACGTCTGGGCGAGCTGCTCGATGGGCAGACCTCGCGGATGATCCGCTCGGCCATAGATAATTCCGTTATGGTGCGAACCGGTCACAAGTTCAAAGCGGAAGAATTCGAGTCGTTTGATGTCGAAAACGCCATCGCGCCCGAAGGCTTCAGCAATGAGAACAGCGTCAACAAGCATGTTGACCGCATCATCGAGGAATCGACCGGTCTGATCAACCACAAGAAGGCTGAGTTGGAGATCGAGATCGACAAGATCCAGCGCGGCGCCGAGCTTCCGCCCGGTGTCAAGCAACTGGTCAAAGTGACGATCGCGATCCGCCGCAAGATCTCGGTGGGTGACAAGATGGCCGGACGCCACGGGAACAAGGGTGTCGTGTCGAAGATCGTACCGATCGAAGATATGCCGTATATGGCGGATGGAACGCCGGTTGATGCCGTGTTGAATCCGCTTGGCGTACCGTCGCGTATGAACGTTGGCCAGATCCTGGAGACTCACCTTGGGTGGGCCGCCAAGCACCTGGGCCAGCATATCGCGACACCGGTGTTTGATGGTGCGACCATTACCCAGATCAAACAGGCTTTGCGCGAGGCTGGCCTTCCGGAAAACGGCAAGGTCACCCTGTACGACGGCCACACCGGCAACTCTTTCGATAATCCGGTGACGGTCGGGTATATGTACATGCTCAAGCTGTCGCATTTGGTTGATGATAAGATCCATGCGCGGTCGATCGGGCCGTACTCGCTCGTCACACAGCAGCCGCTGGGTGGTAAAGCGCAGTTCGGTGGACAGCGTTTTGGTGAAATGGAAGTCTGGGCTCTTGAAGCGTACGGCGCCGCCTATACGCTGCAGGAGATGCTGACGGTGAAGTCGGACGACGTCACCGGGCGCAGCCGTGTCTACGAAGCGATCGTCAAGGGAGAGAACCCGCCGGAGCCGGGCTATCCCGAAGCGTTCAATGTTCTGGTGAAAGAGCTGCAGGCATTGGGCCTGGACATTAAGTTGATCGAAAAGTAG